ACCACGCTGAAGTCCGCGCGGCCCGGCGTGAGCGGATCAGGCGTGGTGAACAGCGTTACGACAAACGGCCCGGCCGGTTTGCGAAATTGCAGCCGTCCGCCATCGGCCCAGGCATGCACGGAAACAAAAAGCATCAGCAGCAGAAGCAGATATCGTTTCATCACATGCCCATCCCACGCATCTCCATCGGCTGGGTGTATATCCAGATGCAGATGGCATAGAAGAGTCCGCTACTGAGCGCCCATAAAGTCAGCATGGCGACGGCATTGCGGGCTGAGGAGGCCATCTGTCGCACCAGGCGCCATCCGGCATAAAGCGTAAACAGCAACCCTAGATCGAGCATCCAGATTTGCAGGTGAAAGAGATTCAGCCCTTCCGCCCCCGGAATCAGCATGAGCTGGATGGGCTTGCTCACCATCGTCATCGCGCCCATGCCGCTCATGTCCATGTTCATGCCGGGCATATTGCCCATTTGGCTCATCCCCTGCATGCCGGCCATTGCGCTCATGGCATGCGGGTGCGCTCCGCCTGTCAGAGCATGCCATGCATGGGTGAGAGTTGGCATGAAAGAAGAAGTTGCGGTGGCCATATGAAACAGCAGGTGAGCCGCCCACATCGCAAGCCCCAGCGGCAGCAGAGCCAGTGCGAAGCGGCAGAAGACGGTGCGAACACTCTTCTCGGTGGAGAAGATCTGCAGCGCTTTGGCAAATGTCCAACTCGCGGCCAGCAACACGAGAAAGATGGATGCTGCGACGGCAAGAGAACCAACTCCCGAGGCGAAGAAAGGGTGCGCTGCCTCGAAGTCTGAGAGGCGATCCACCACCGGCGCAATCATCACTCCCGCATTGAAGATCGAAGAGATCGCCAGCAGCAACACCATCACCGCGACATCAAACCGCCGCGAGAATCGGCGCAGGGATGAGCGCCGTGGATCGTTGACCAGATCGCGCACCGGCGGCAACACACGCAGCGCAATATTGTCGTGCGGGCAGGCTTTCACGCAGTCCATGCAGAGTGTGCAGTCCATGTTGCCTTGCTTCATCGGCAGATAAAGCTGCAGCTCGCAGCCTCGCTGCGCTTCATTGCCACGAATGCAATCCCGCGTGGAGCAACTCGAACAGGTGGACTGGCTTTTCACGCCCAGATCAAGCGGCGAAACCAGCGATGAGACAAAATTGAACTGGCCGATCGGGCAAACGTACTTGCAAAAATTTGCCCCGCGAAAGATGGAATCAATTGCAAAGACCGCCAGCACATAGCCGAGCAGCACTATCGCGGTATCACGCGGCGAGTTCCAAAGTGCGAAGTGTTCATAGGCCCAGAAAAAGACCAGCAGCAGGATCGTCGCGGGCCATTTGTTTTTGAGCCACGCGGGCCAGCGCAGCTTACCCAGACCAAAGAAACGGGCCAGTTCCCGCGGCAGCGTAAAGGGACAGGCCATGCAGAAGAGGTTGCCGGCGACGAAAAAGAGCAGCAGATTCAAGGGCCGCAAAATGTTCCAAAGCACGGAACCGCCAAGATTCAGCATGGCTACCGGTGTGCCGCGTGCGCCGTCGAGAATAATGGCAGCAATCAGCAACAGGGTGAGACTCTGCAATCCGGCGCGGCCAAATCGCGCGCGCAAGATTCGGCCTACAGGTGGCATCTGGAGCAAGTCAAATGCCGGCGGCATCTTAACTTTGTGGCGTATCGCTGCCGCGCGCTGGATTGCCTGGCGTATGCGCTGCCTGCGTGGCGAGAGCAACTGCAATACGATGACCATCAACGGAATCCAGAAGATAAATGAGCCAATCACCCACATCTCGGCTCCCGCCGCCGTTTGGTCCATTTGCGCCGAGATGCCAAAGATGCGCGGCGCATTCCGATAGGTCGAATAGATGACGCTGCCGCCGAAAACCAGATAGCCCGAGAGGGCCGTATTCACAACATCAGCCGTCATTAAATATGGCAAAATCATCCAGCGCGACCAGCGGTAACGGCTTGGCCAGGGTTGAAGCACAAACCACCAGAAGGGCAGCGCAAAAAAGAAGAAGCTGGCGTGCTCCAGTTCGTGCACGGTGTTGTTGCGCAGCGCCAGATCGTACGCCGCGGGTACATGCCAGAGCAGAAATGAGATGTTCATGGCCAGCCATCCGAAGACAGGGTGCGTCACCACCGCCTGCACACCGTGGAAGGCCTTGGAGTTCATCCATGCGGACAGATCATCGCGCACCAGCGCGCGGGGCAGTCCGCGCAGCAGGGGCACCACGGGCGCGCCCAGCACAATGAGCGGCGGCGCCACTGACATGAGGATAAGGTGCTGTGTCATGTGCGCGACCAGCAGAAACTGATCCAGTGCGTCCAGTGGAGACGCCAGCGCCAGCCAGAACGAAGCCAGCCCAGCCATAAAGGAGGCCATGCGCCACACCGGCAACTCCGTGGGGCGGGTCACGCGGGCCATCCGCCACCCGCGCAGGTAGACAATGGCGGCCACCATCACGCCGATGGTAGGGGCCAGCGGGATGGTCCACGATTGAAGGATGGCTTGAGTCAGGTTATCGGGCACGAGGGTTCCACATCCGTAGCGCGGCTCGGGAGACGGTGATCATCTGGGAGCTTGCACTTCTTAGGATACCGCTGCGGATCGCCTGCTTCCTGCGCGACCTGGTGCGGCAGATCGTCGCTTGGTGCGCTATGAAATTCATATGGCAACCGAGGTGCGGTATACTTGGATAGACGCTGTCCTTCGACGGACTTCGCAGAGCGAGCATTCATGCAGCTTCACGTGACATACCGAAAGCCAATGTCGGCCCTCGGAAATCAATCCGGTGCCATGCATGCACTTGTTTTTGTCACAGGCTGGAGCCCACTCGCACTCTGATTCTTCTTACAAGAGTTTGCGAAGCCCCGGCCCTCAGCGCCGGGGCTTTTGCGTTGGCGCACGATTTCTTTCTCACAAACCATAAAAAAAGGAGGCAATTCATGATCACGACCTATTCTTTCCAGGCAGACTTTCGCAATGTGGCCCAGCGGCTCGCGGAGAATCAGCGGCAGAGTGTGCGGCAGACCGAGCACGTCCGGCGCGCTGTCCGGTCTGCGGCAGAGGAGCGCGAAAGGATGCGGTTCCAGCAGGAAGATGCCTCAAGCGAGCGCGTAGCCTGAGCGGCATGTGGCGGCCAGCGTGACTCCAGACCGCGAAGCCCCGAGAGCGAGCTGGTTCCCAGCTCGCTCTTTTCATTTTTACTCTGTTTCGCAGGGATGATTCGGATGCATATGCGGAGCGCCGACCGGCTGCTTGGCAAAGATGCCAGTCGATGTCCTGAGGAATGTATAAGCCCCTGGCGGTGGCGCGTCCGCTAAAGAAACCGTTTTCTATAACTTCCGCGATAAATTCTTTTTATCCGGAATCCATTTGTTGACGGATAAGTAAATCCTTTCTGAATCATGAAGTTAGAGTCATGAAGCGATGCCGGGGCTTTCCGCGGCACCCGTTTCCTCCTTTCGCCCCTCTTGACAATGCAAATTCACAGCGTGCTTAATGTTGCCCGCATCAGTTTTTGTCCTGTCTGAAGGCATGAACTGAAACGTTTCAGCAGAATCTCGTTAGGCGCTTTGTACCTGAGATGGTTCTGTCTGATCGTCCCCTGCTGCGAACGCCTGCTGAGAGTAGAAGCCCGGCATCTTCCGGTCATCTTCTGTCTTGGAGGGCGAAACAGGAAATACGAGTCTTCCACTCAGAGAAGACGCGAATACTAAGGCGCGAGATATCACAACCTGGTACGACTTATCGCATTTGGCGCGCAAAGCGCGTTGGGTGCGACAACGCAAGACCATGCCTGCAGGGCGATGCGGTCACAGAGCCGCACGCGATCGGTGCATTGCGCACTGACAGGCCACCACAGGATTTTTCAAGGAGAAAGGTTACATGCAAAGAACTGCAAGATACGCATTCGCGTTGTTAATTGCTGTCCTGTTGTCAGTGACTACCGTCTATGCTCAGGCCACCGCCGAAATCACCGGCACGGTCACCGATCCGAGCGGCGCAGTGATTCCCGGCGCCAAAATCACCGCCACCAATGATGCCAGTGGCAGCTCACAGAGCACCGTGAGCAACAGTTCGGGCCTCTACACGCTGCCCGGTCTTTCCAATGGAACGTATACGCTGGTCGTCACGGCCAAAGGCTTTGCGACTTATAAAACATCGGGCGTAGTTCTAGACGTTGCCGCCACCGTGCAGGAGAATGTCGCACTGCAACTCGGCTCCAGCAGCCAGACTGTCACTGTGCGCGCCAATGCCTTGCAGGTACAGTCGCAGAGCAACGAGATCAGCACGCTCATCAGCGGCGCACAGGTAAACCAGATTGCCACCAATGGCCGCAACATCACCAGCCTCACCACGCTGGGCACGGGCGTTTCGGGTAATCTGCCCTCATTCAACGGAGTGGCGGCGCAGACCAGCACAGCCACTATCAGCTTCAACGGCATGCGCCCTGATCACAACAACTACCTGATCGACGGCGGTGAAGTGTATGACCGCGGTTCGGGGGGCAAAATTGACGTGCTGCCTTCTCCTGATGCGATTTCGGAGTTTCAGGTACTCAGCAGCAATTACCCGCCAGACTATGGTCTCTCTTCCGGTGGAACGATCCTGGTCGAGCTGAAGAGCGGCACGCGCAAGTTTCACGGCGGCGTGTGGGAGTTCAATCGCAATGACGCGCTCGATGCCGGCTACTACTTTGCCAAGAAGAATCATCAGGCGAGTCCCGAACTTCGCCTGAATATCTTCGGCGGGAACATCGGCGGCCCAGTCTGGATTCCGCACGTTTACAACACTCACAAGAACAAGACATTCTTTTTCGTGAACGAAGAGTGGCGTCGCTTTGTGCAGGGAGCCAACCCGACGGCGACCAATACGATTCCTTCCAACGATTTCCCGACGGCGGGCCAGCCTTTCACCTACACGCCGTTCAATGGTCCAGTGCCGGTGGTGCCTCAGACCAGCGACCCAGCCAAGCTGGCGCTCTACACCCAGGATGGCCTCGTTCCCGGCCAGCCATTCCCAAATAACACCATTCCTGCCAACCTCCTCGATCCGAATGCCGTGGCGTTCATGGGGACTGGCGCGATTCCTAAGCCCAACGCGCCCAATAATCAGTACATTGCTTCGCCCAAGCAGCCGACCAACGTGCGGGAAGATGTCGTGCGCATTGATCAGAACATCGGCTCGAAGTACAAGCTGATGGGGAGCTGGATTCACGACTCGATGACCCAGACCATCTTTCCCACGCAGTGGAGTGGAGACAGCTACTCCACGGTAGGCGATATCTTCTCCAATCCCTCCTGGGCGGCAGCCGTGCGCCTCACACAGGCGCTCTCTCCGACGGTGCTCAACGAGACGGGCCTTTATGTGAACGGCAACAAGATCAACGTGCAGCCGGCCGGCATTTATCAGCAGCCCTCGGGCTGGAGCGCGAAGAGCTTTTTCACGGGTAACAACGCGGAAAACCGCTTGCCGCAGATTGCTTTCAGCGGCGGTCCCATCAACACCACCTACACGGCCATTTACTGGCCCTGGCATAACTCGTATCTGAACTATCAGATTCGTGACGATCTCTCGATCACGCGCGGCAAGCACGCTTTCAAGTTTGGCTTCTCGTACATGCGCGAGGACAAGAACCAGCAGCTGCAGGCTGATACCCAAGGCGACTACGGCTTCGATGGTTCCAAGTACTCGGGCGACGCCTATATCAACTTCCTGCTGGGATTTGCGAGCACCTACGATCAACTGCAGCAGCAGCGTACCGATCACTGGATCTCAAATACGTATTCGTTCTATGCAATGGACAACTGGCACATCACGCCGCGGCTTTCGCTGCAACTCGGCTTGCGCGATGACATCATGCCGCAAACCTATGAGAAGAACAATCAGGTCGCAAACTTTGTGCCGGCTGACTATAAGGCAGCCGATGCGCAGAGTCCCGATCCCAACACCGGCAATCTGAACCCCAATGGTCCGGGCGTCCAGATCATTAACAACGAGCCTTTTTATCTCAACGGAATTGAGCAGGCAGGCAAAAATGGTGCTCCGCGTGGACTGGTCAAGAATGACTTTTACACGCTGCAGCCTCGCATCGGTTTTGCCTATGACGCTTCTGGCGATGGCCGCACCATCCTGCGTGGTGGCGCCGGCATCTTCTACGAGCGTGTGCAGGGCAATGATATTTACAACCTATCCACCACGCCGCCGTTTGCCTATGCGCCCAGTGTCTCTGACGTTTATTTCTCTGATCCTAACGTCAGCGCGGATACTGGCCAGCGTGCCTCGGTTCCGCTCGGTCCGGCAGGGCTGACGGCCATGAACTACTACTACCCGCATCCGGGTACGGCTCAGTACAGCCTTGGCATTCAGCACCAGCTGGCGCCTTCGGCGATCTTCTATCTCGGCTACGTCGGTTCCACCAGTTGGAATCAGGACGATCTGCGCGAGATCAACGATCTGCCGCTCAACGCGATCAGCCAGCGCGAAGAGGTAGCGACCGGCTGCGCGAACTCGGCTCCGCCTTCGGCGGGAGCGCTGCCGTGCCCCAACATTCCATCGAATGCAAACCTGTATCGCCCTTACCTGGGATATAGCAACATTCGCCTGGAAGAAAACGCGGTCAACGCGGACTACAACTCGTTGCAGGCCTCAGTGCGCATGGAGAAATGGCATGGCCTGACGTTGCAACTCGCCTACACATGGTCGCATGAGATCGATATCCAGAGTGCCGACCTCACCACCCAGACGCTGGCCGGTTCCGGTGGCGACATTTCCGATCCTTATAGCTATAAGTACGATCGCGGATCAGGCAACTTCGACCGCCGCAATATTTTCAACGCAAACTACATCTATGACCTGCCCTTCTACATGCATTCGCACAATGTACTTGCGCGCACTCTGCTCAGTGGATGGGTCGTCTCTGGTGTAACTGTGGCGCAAAGCGGCTCGCCGGTGAATGTCTACTACAACGGTCCAGACACGCTTGGACTGGGCGGCAGCACCACCAATCGCCCGAACATCGTGGGGAATGTCACCTTTCCGAAGACGCAGCAGGAGTGGTTTAACGCCAAGGCCTTTGCGGATCCGGTTGCACCCTGGGTTTCCAGCGCCAATAACAATCAGGGCTTTGGCGATGCCCGTAAGGACACCATCACCGGTCCCGGGCTCTTCAACTGGAACATCTCCATCTTCAAAACCTTCCCATTTACCGCCAATCCAACTGGACCTCATCTCCAGTTCCGGGCAGAGAGCTTCAACACTTTCAACCACACGGAATGGAACTCGATTGATACCGGCAGCCATGACCCGAACTTCAGTCAGGTCACCAATACCTACGATCCTCGTGTGCTGCAGCTTGGACTGAAACTACTGTTCTAATCCCCCAGTCCTTTCCTCCGGCACGGCAGATCCATTGCTGCCGTGCCTTTCTTTTTTCTGTGCTGCATGCCATGATGGGGCGCGTCTGAAATTCATGCCGGAGGAGCTAATTGCAGTTATTTCGCCTCAAGGCCATTTGTGTGGGTCTGCTTCTGGCTGGACTCTCTCTCGCGTTCGCGGTTCCGGAGGCGCGCGCACAGTCCGCGGCATCGCCAGATTTGCTGCGGCAGCAGGCGCTGGCACTCGAACAGCAGGGCCAGTTTGCCCAGGCCGAATCCATCTGGCATACCTTGCTCACGCAGAATGCGAAGAACGTGGAAGCCTGCGCGCATCTCGGCCTCGATGAAGCGCGCACGCAAAATTATCCTGAAGCAATTCAATATTACCGGCGTGCTCTGGCGCTTGACCCCTCCTTGCATGGCTTGCGCCTCGATCTGGCGCTCTCTTATTTCAAGATGGGAAAGTTCCCTCAGGCTATTCCGCTGCTCGCAGAGGAACTCCATCAGCACCCCGGCGACCTGCGGTTGACCATCCTGCTCGGAATGGCGCACTACGGCGCGCAGCAGTATGACAAGGTGGTTCCATATCTCAAGGCGGCCGCAGCCAAAGAGCCTCAAAGCGCGGCGATCCGTTTGCCACTGGCGCAGGCCTGCCTGTGGTCGCGGCAATTCGAGTGCGTGCTGACCACCTATAAGCAGATACTGGCGCTCAATGCAGATTCAGCCGAGGCAGACATGCTCGCGGGGGAAGCCTACAGCGCGCAGAGCAACACTCCGGCTGCCATACGGCAGTTTCGTGCCGCCATTCAGGCCAACCCCAACCTTCCGCAGGAGCACTTCGGTCTCGGATACCTGCTCTGGACACAGCGCAATTATGCGGAAGCGGAAGAGCAGTTCCGCGACGAGTTGCGCATCAGCCCTGACGATGGCCAGTCACTCGCCTACCTCGGCGATACGCTGATGCATCTGGGCAAGAGCGATGAAGCGCGAGCCTCGCTCGAACGAGCGATGGTGCTGAAGTCCTCGCTTGAACTCGCGCACCTTGATCTCGGCATTCTCGATGTGAATGCCGGGCACGATAGTGCAGCCGTTGCCGAGTTCCATGCCGCCATTCAGATCAACCCCAAGAGCACGGATGCGCGCTGGCGGCTGGCGCGCCTTTATCAAAAAATGGGCCAGCACCAAAAGGCGGCAGCCGAGTTTGCTATCGTCAGCAAGATGAAGCGCGAATCCGCGCAAAGCCTCTACCTCAAAATGGCGGGCAGCCACGAGGCGCAGGCGACTGCCCGGCAAAAAGATGCAACTCCGCAGTGATGGCACTGCGCCGCAGGGTGTTGACTATTTAAACCCTCCTTACGGAAAGATAACTGGATCATTCAGAGGAGGCAGAAGCTGCATCTTGTCTGATAACGTTATCGGAGACAGGAGACAAGGCATGTGGAACTGCTTTAGCCGCCAGGCGAAGAGTTTTTTGAAACACTCGGCAGGATGGGCCGCAATCGGATTTCTGACAGGGGGGCTCGCGATCCCGGCCCATGCGCAGGAACCAGTCACCGCGCGAACTCCGGCCACGCCGCTCGTCGTGCATGATCCTTACTTCAGCATCTGGTCATTCAATGACAAGCTGACCGGTGGCCCCACCCATCACTGGACTGGAAGCTCTCAGCAACTCATCGGCGTCGTTCGCATTGACGGCAAGAGCTATCGCTTCATGGGCGATGAGCCATCGCTGCCTGCCCTGCCGCAGATTTCTCGCGCGATATGGCCCACGCACGTCATCTATCGCTTTCAAGGAGCAGGCGTTCGCCTCACCGCGACCTTTTTCACGCCCGATCTGCCGCACAATCTTGATGTGCTCTCGCGTCCTCTGTCTTATCTGAGTTGGAAGGTGAGTTCCAGTGATGGAAGTCCTCACCAGGTGCAGATCTATTTCGCGGCGAGTGCGGAACTGGCCGTCAACGATGTCTATCAGCATGTCGTTTGGGGAACCAGCCGTGTGGGTGACATGCAGGTGATGCACATCGGCACCAACACGCAGCAGGTGCTTGCGAAGTCCGGCGACAACCTGCGCATCGATTGGGGATGGGCGGACGTGGCCGTTCCCGCGCAGCCCGGCGCCTCAGTGGCTACGATCGGCATGAATGCCTTCAACGATGCGGTGAACAAGGGCGAATTTCCAGCGAGCGACGATCTCAACATGCCCCGCATGGCGCGCATCGACACGCCGGTATTGGCGGCGCGGTTTGATCTGGGCCAGGTATCTGGCACCCCGATCACCCGGCGTCTCATGCTTGCCTACGATGACCGCTACGGCATCGAGCTTTTTCATCGCGAACTGCCTGACTACTGGCGTCGCGGGCACACCACCTTCGCACAGATGCTTTTACAGGCCGAAGCTCAGCGGGCGTCGCTCAATGCACAGGCAACAGCTTTCGACCACGCACTGGTCTCCGCACTCACGCAGGCGGGCGGCAGCAAATATGCGCAGTTAGCCGTGCTGGCCTATCAGCAGACTCTCGGAGCCACGAAGCTGGCCGCAGGCATTGACGGCGAGCCGCTGCTCTTCTCCAAAGAAAACTTCAGCAATGGCTGCGTCGATACAGTCGATGTCACCTACCCCTCGGCGCCGCTGTTTCTGTTTGTCAATCCCAAGCTGCTTGAGGCCATGCTGCGCCCCGTGCTGCAGTACGCTGAGATGCCACGCTGGCCGTGGCCCTTTGCCCCGCATGATATTGGCACCTATCCTCTGGCGAATGGTCAGGTATACGGTGGCGCAGAAACGAGTGAAGTGGACCAGATGCCGGTGGAAGAGACCGGCAACATGCTCATCATGATGGATGCCATTGCGCAGGCCGAGGGCAATCCTGATTTTGCAAAGCCCTATTGGCCCATGCTGACGAAGTGGGCAAAGTATCTGCGCGCCTTTGGCCTCGATCCCAAAAATCAGCTCAGCACCGATGACTTTGCCGGCCATCTGGCCCACAATGCCAATCTCTCAATCAAGGCAATTCTGGCGCTTGGCAGCTACGCACAACTGGCCCGAATGCTAGGCCATGCTGATATTGCCAACGACTATCAGCAGACGGCGAAGCAGATGGCCGGCCAGTGGGTTCACATGGCCGCGGATGGCGACCACACGCGCCTCGCCTTCAACATGCCCAACACCTGGAGCCAGAAGTACAACCTGGTCTGGAATCGCATTCTGGGGCTTAACCTTTTCCCGCCGAGCGTGGCCCGCCAGGAAGTCGCGTTTTATCTCCAGCATCAGAACGCCTTCGGGCTTCCGCTCGACTACCGGCACACTTACACCAAGCTCGACTGGACGACCTGGAGCGCGACACTGGCAAACAATCAAAAAGACTTTGAAGCGCTCATCGATCCACTCTATAAATTCATGACCGAGACGCCCACGCGGGTTCCGTTGAGCGACTGGTTCGATACCGTTACGGGTAAGCAGGTCGGCTTTCAGGCGCGCTCGGTGGTTGGAGGCATCTTCATCAAGCCGCTAACGGACAAGAGCCTTTGGCGCCAGTGGGCACAAGGCCATCCATAGTGCAAACTGGAAAAGCAATGACGATTCAGAATGTATATCTGCTGCATGGCAAGGGTGGTTCTCCCAACGGCACGGTCAGCAAGCTGGCCGCTGTGCTCGAACCACTCTGGCCGCAACTGACTTTCACTCGCCCACTGCTGCCGCACAACGATCCTCAGACTCTCGCTGAGCGATCCGTGGATTTCCTCGAACAACTGCAACTCCCGCAAGGGGCTTTGCTTGTGGGCATAAGTCTCGGCGGCACTGTCGCGGCCAAACTGCAAGAGATGGGCCGTGACGACCTGCATGTCATGGCCATCAGCTCGCCCACCTGGGCCGATGGTGTGGTGCTTCGCGAGCGGCCGGAACGCCGCGTCGCGATCTACTCTTCTCAGGATGAAGTGATTGCCCCGCGCACGGCAGACTGGCCGCGCCTCGCCGCGATTGCCCGTGACTTTTCCTGGCTCAACCACAGCACTGACCAGCACTTTGCGCCGCTGACCCGCCTCTTCGGCTGGTACCTCGAAGGCACGCTGGCCGAGAAGATCGGCACCGATCCTCGCTAGCCGGCAATTCTCCTGGCGCAACAAAAGCCGCACATGATGTGCGGCTTTTTGTTGTTTAACATGCAGTATTATTGGCCAATCTTGCGCAGCGGTTTACCCGCCATCAGATTGCGCTCAATGAACTCCAGCGTGATGTTCTTGGTCTCTGGCACCAGCAGGCCAGTGATCGCGATAAAGATCACGTTAAAGCCCGCATATAGCCAGAAGGTCTGCGCGTGGCCGAAGCTGTTGAGCAGCGTCAGGAAGGTGGCCCCAACCACAAAGTTGGCGACCCAGTTGGTCAGGGTGGAAAGCGCAATGCCAAAGTCGCGTCCGTTAATAGGCTGCACTTCCGAACACAGAATCCAGATCAGCGGCCCGGCCGACATCGCGAAACCAACGATAAACAGCAGCAACATGGCGACGGTGAAGATTTGCTCAGTATGCGAGTGAATGCCCAGATGCATCATGCTGCCCACCACGGCCATGCCAATCGCCATCACCGTGAAGCCTGTATAAAGAATGGGCTTCCGGCCCCAGCGATCTACCAGCCAGATGGCAATGAACGTCGCCAGCACGTTTGCCAGGCCCACAATCGCGGTGAAGACCATCTGCGCTTCTTTCTGGTAGCCCATGTCCTTGAAGATGATCGGCGCATAGTACATCACCACATTCATCCCGGTGAACTGCTGCACAATCTGCAACAGTACGCCGAGCCCCACCGAGCGGCGGAAATTACTGTTCTGCAGAAACATCTGCCAGCCATGCTGAGGTATGCGCAACTGGGCGGCGATCTCCTGCTCTTCCTGCTCCACAATCTTGGGGTTGCCCCGCAGGCGCAGGAGCACGCGAGTGGCTTCCTCTTTGCGTCCCCGCATCATCAGCCAGCGAGGGCTGTCAGGCAGCGAGAAGATGCCTACGAAAAATAAAGCACCCGGGATGGCAATGATGCCGAGCATCCAATGCCAGTTGCCGGAGTAGCTGAAGGCCAGATCAGAAAGATATGCGACAAAAATGCCGATGGTGATCATCAACTGATATAGCGAAACCATGGAGCCGCGAATATTTTCCGGCGCAATCTCTGCCAGGTAAATCGGCGCGGTGAAAGAAAGCATGCCGATCGAGATGCCGAGAATCAGGCGTCCGGCCAGCAGCACGTTCACTGACCATGCCGCGCCGCACAGCACCGAGGCCACCACGAAAATGAATGACCCCAGCAGCAGAGAACGCTTGCGCCCCAGGCTCTTGGCCATCCATCCGCCGGCCAATGCACCCACGGCCGCCCCGAGCATCATCCAGCTCACAATGTGCTCCA
The DNA window shown above is from Acidobacterium capsulatum ATCC 51196 and carries:
- a CDS encoding YqiA/YcfP family alpha/beta fold hydrolase, with protein sequence MTIQNVYLLHGKGGSPNGTVSKLAAVLEPLWPQLTFTRPLLPHNDPQTLAERSVDFLEQLQLPQGALLVGISLGGTVAAKLQEMGRDDLHVMAISSPTWADGVVLRERPERRVAIYSSQDEVIAPRTADWPRLAAIARDFSWLNHSTDQHFAPLTRLFGWYLEGTLAEKIGTDPR
- a CDS encoding sugar porter family MFS transporter yields the protein MKDSMQTVTTEAHPKAAAVFIGLLGALAGLMFGLDIGVISGAEQFIKTDFGISDTMLEHIVSWMMLGAAVGALAGGWMAKSLGRKRSLLLGSFIFVVASVLCGAAWSVNVLLAGRLILGISIGMLSFTAPIYLAEIAPENIRGSMVSLYQLMITIGIFVAYLSDLAFSYSGNWHWMLGIIAIPGALFFVGIFSLPDSPRWLMMRGRKEEATRVLLRLRGNPKIVEQEEQEIAAQLRIPQHGWQMFLQNSNFRRSVGLGVLLQIVQQFTGMNVVMYYAPIIFKDMGYQKEAQMVFTAIVGLANVLATFIAIWLVDRWGRKPILYTGFTVMAIGMAVVGSMMHLGIHSHTEQIFTVAMLLLFIVGFAMSAGPLIWILCSEVQPINGRDFGIALSTLTNWVANFVVGATFLTLLNSFGHAQTFWLYAGFNVIFIAITGLLVPETKNITLEFIERNLMAGKPLRKIGQ